The following proteins are co-located in the Streptomyces bottropensis ATCC 25435 genome:
- a CDS encoding Pro-rich N-terminal domain-containing protein encodes MQDAVGAPLPPPHRPGQDPAAPWSPTANQQGHPAPHHPGAPGTHPPGHPVPPGSHPGPVPPPPPAPMAPPAPAVPGFSGAAGHPPAPVPPQSGVSPDTTGHVQLPPGGPVTMPPAATGAPDVTNTTLAVLLIGPAGAGKTSVAKYWADHRRVPTAHISLDDVREWVRSGFADPQSGWNDNSEAQYRLARRTCGFSARNFLANGISCILDDAVFPDRPVVGLGGWKRHVGPGLLPVVLLPGLEIVLERNAERSGNRRLTDEEVARIHGRMAGWYGSGLPIIDNSQLDVPATARVLDEVLARSIASPPKW; translated from the coding sequence ATGCAGGACGCAGTGGGAGCTCCGCTGCCGCCGCCCCATCGGCCGGGGCAGGACCCGGCGGCCCCCTGGTCGCCGACCGCGAACCAGCAGGGACACCCGGCCCCCCATCACCCGGGAGCGCCCGGCACGCACCCGCCGGGACACCCGGTGCCCCCGGGCAGCCACCCGGGTCCGGTGCCGCCGCCTCCGCCCGCGCCGATGGCCCCGCCCGCACCGGCCGTGCCGGGCTTCTCCGGCGCTGCCGGGCATCCGCCGGCCCCGGTCCCGCCGCAGAGCGGGGTCTCGCCGGACACCACCGGACACGTGCAACTGCCGCCGGGCGGCCCCGTCACCATGCCGCCGGCCGCCACCGGCGCTCCCGACGTCACCAACACCACGCTCGCGGTCCTGCTCATCGGCCCCGCCGGAGCCGGCAAGACCAGCGTCGCCAAGTACTGGGCGGACCACCGCCGGGTGCCCACCGCGCACATCAGCCTGGACGACGTGCGCGAGTGGGTGCGCTCGGGCTTCGCGGACCCCCAGTCCGGCTGGAACGACAACTCCGAGGCGCAGTACCGCCTCGCCCGCCGCACCTGTGGCTTCTCCGCCCGGAACTTCCTGGCCAACGGCATCTCCTGCATCCTCGACGACGCCGTCTTCCCCGACCGCCCGGTCGTCGGCCTCGGCGGCTGGAAGCGGCACGTCGGCCCCGGCCTGCTGCCGGTCGTCCTCCTGCCGGGCCTGGAGATTGTCCTGGAGCGCAACGCCGAGCGCTCGGGCAACCGCCGGCTCACCGACGAGGAGGTCGCCCGCATCCACGGCCGAATGGCGGGCTGGTACGGCTCGGGCCTCCCGATCATCGACAACTCCCAGCTCGACGTCCCGGCCACGGCCCGCGTCCTGGACGAGGTCCTGGCCCGCTCGATCGCCAGCCCCCCGAAGTGGTAA
- the rpsD gene encoding 30S ribosomal protein S4 produces the protein MANQSRPKVKKSRALGIALTPKAVKYFEARPYPPGEHGRGRKQNSDYKVRLLEKQRLRAQYDVSERQLVRAYERASKVQGKTGEALIIELERRLDALVLRSGIARTIYQARQMVVHGHIEVNGHKVDKPSFRVKPDDVVMVRERSRQKPLFEVAREGGFAADGETPRYLQVNLKALAFRLDREPNRKEVPVICDEQLVVEYYAR, from the coding sequence GTGGCGAACCAGTCCCGCCCCAAGGTCAAGAAGTCGCGTGCCCTCGGCATCGCGCTGACCCCGAAGGCCGTCAAGTACTTCGAGGCCCGCCCGTACCCGCCCGGCGAGCACGGCCGCGGCCGCAAGCAGAACTCGGACTACAAGGTCCGTCTGCTCGAGAAGCAGCGTCTGCGCGCGCAGTACGACGTGTCCGAGCGCCAGCTCGTCCGCGCCTACGAGCGTGCCTCCAAGGTCCAGGGCAAGACCGGTGAGGCCCTGATCATCGAGCTCGAGCGTCGTCTCGACGCGCTGGTCCTGCGGTCGGGCATTGCCCGCACGATCTACCAGGCCCGCCAGATGGTCGTCCACGGCCACATCGAGGTCAACGGCCACAAGGTCGACAAGCCGTCCTTCCGCGTCAAGCCGGACGACGTCGTCATGGTCCGTGAGCGCAGCCGCCAGAAGCCGCTGTTCGAGGTCGCCCGCGAGGGTGGCTTCGCCGCGGACGGTGAGACCCCCCGCTACCTGCAGGTGAACCTCAAGGCCCTGGCGTTCCGCCTGGACCGCGAGCCCAACCGCAAGGAAGTTCCGGTCATCTGCGACGAGCAGCTCGTCGTCGAGTACTACGCCCGCTGA
- the aroB gene encoding 3-dehydroquinate synthase, with product MSETVTRIQVGGTAGTEPYEVLVGRQLLGELGGLIGNRVKRVAVIHPEALEDTGEALRADLAGQGFEAVAIQVPNAEEAKTAEVAAYCWKALGQSGFTRTDVIVGVGGGATTDLAGFVAATWLRGVRWIAIPTTVLAMVDAAVGGKTGINTAEGKNLVGSFHPPAGVLCDLAALDSLPVNDYVSGLAEIIKAGFIADPVILDLIESDPQAARTPAGPHTSELIERSIRVKAEVVSGDLKESGRREILNYGHTLAHAIEKNERYQWRHGAAVSVGMHFAAELGRLAGRLDDATADRHRTVLEAVGLPLHYRYDQWPKLLETMKVDKKSRGDLLRFIVLDGLAKPTVLEGPDPAILLAAYGEVGQ from the coding sequence ATGAGCGAGACAGTGACCCGCATCCAGGTCGGCGGTACGGCGGGCACCGAGCCGTACGAAGTGCTGGTGGGGCGTCAACTCCTCGGTGAATTGGGCGGGTTGATCGGTAACCGGGTCAAGCGGGTGGCCGTGATCCACCCCGAGGCGCTGGAGGACACCGGAGAGGCCCTGCGGGCCGATCTGGCCGGGCAGGGCTTCGAGGCCGTGGCCATCCAGGTGCCCAACGCGGAGGAGGCCAAGACCGCCGAGGTCGCCGCGTACTGCTGGAAGGCGCTGGGCCAGTCCGGGTTCACCCGCACCGACGTCATCGTCGGCGTCGGCGGCGGGGCCACCACGGACCTCGCCGGGTTCGTCGCGGCGACCTGGCTGCGCGGGGTCCGCTGGATCGCCATCCCCACCACCGTCCTGGCCATGGTCGACGCGGCGGTCGGCGGCAAGACCGGGATCAACACGGCCGAGGGCAAGAACCTCGTGGGTTCCTTCCACCCGCCGGCCGGAGTGTTGTGCGACCTGGCGGCGCTCGACTCGCTGCCGGTCAACGACTACGTCTCCGGGCTCGCCGAGATCATCAAGGCCGGGTTCATCGCGGACCCGGTGATCCTGGACCTGATCGAGTCCGACCCGCAGGCGGCCCGCACGCCCGCCGGGCCGCACACCTCGGAGCTGATCGAGCGGTCGATCCGGGTCAAGGCCGAGGTCGTCTCGGGCGACCTGAAGGAGTCCGGGCGCCGCGAGATCCTCAACTACGGGCACACGCTGGCCCATGCGATCGAGAAGAACGAGCGCTACCAGTGGCGGCACGGCGCGGCCGTGTCCGTGGGCATGCACTTCGCGGCCGAACTGGGCCGACTGGCGGGCCGGTTGGACGACGCGACCGCCGACCGGCACCGCACGGTCCTCGAAGCGGTCGGTCTGCCGCTGCACTACCGCTACGACCAGTGGCCGAAGCTTCTGGAGACGATGAAGGTCGACAAGAAGTCCCGGGGCGACCTGCTGCGCTTCATCGTCCTGGACGGCCTGGCCAAGCCCACCGTTCTGGAGGGTCCCGACCCGGCGATCCTCCTCGCCGCGTACGGCGAAGTGGGCCAGTAA
- a CDS encoding DUF948 domain-containing protein, whose translation MSGGEVAGILVAVFWAILVSFLAVALARLAQTLRATTKLVADVTDQAVPLLADASTAVRSAQTQIERVDAIASDVQEVTSNASALSTTVASTFGGPLVKVAAFGYGVRRAMGGGRREGEPAERGGRTVIVGRTVPGTRRSRRDTRGKKD comes from the coding sequence GTGTCCGGTGGAGAGGTGGCCGGGATCCTGGTGGCCGTCTTCTGGGCGATCCTGGTCTCCTTCCTCGCCGTCGCGCTGGCGAGGCTGGCCCAGACGCTCAGGGCGACCACCAAGCTCGTCGCGGACGTGACCGACCAGGCCGTCCCCCTCCTCGCCGACGCGTCCACCGCGGTCCGCTCCGCCCAGACCCAGATCGAGCGCGTGGACGCCATCGCGTCGGACGTCCAGGAGGTCACGTCGAACGCCTCGGCGCTCTCCACGACCGTCGCGTCCACCTTCGGCGGCCCCCTCGTCAAGGTCGCCGCCTTCGGCTACGGCGTACGCCGGGCCATGGGGGGCGGACGCCGTGAGGGCGAGCCCGCCGAGCGGGGCGGCCGTACCGTGATCGTGGGGCGCACGGTTCCCGGCACCCGCCGGAGCAGGCGTGACACCCGTGGAAAGAAGGACTGA
- the alaS gene encoding alanine--tRNA ligase, with protein sequence MESAEIRRRWLSFFEERGHTVVPSASLIADDPTLLLVNAGMVPFKPYFLGEVKPSFARATSVQKCVRTPDIEEVGKTTRHGTFFQMCGNFSFGDYFKEGAIKYAWELLTSPQDKGGYGLEPEKLWITVYKDDDEAERIWHEQVGVPKERIQRLGKKDNYWSMGVPGPCGPCSEINYDRGPEFGVEGGPAVNDERYVEIWNLVFMQYERGEGTSKEDFEILGELPSKNIDTGLGLERLAMILQGVQNMYEIDTSMAVIDKATELTGVRYGDAHESDVSLRVVTDHIRTAVMLIGDGVTPGNEGRGYVLRRIMRRAIRNMRLLGATGPVVQDLIDVVIAMMGQQYSELITDRERIEKVALAEENAFLKTLKAGTNILDTAVTETKAGGGQVLAGDKAFLLHDTWGFPIDLTLEMAAEQGLSVDEDGFRRLMKEQRDRAKADARAKKTGHADLGAYREIADAAGETEFIGYSDTEGESTVVGILVDGLSSPAATEGDEVEIVLDRTPFYAEGGGQIGDTGRIRIDSGAVIEIRDCQKPVPGVYVHKGVVQVGEVTVGAKAQASIDGRRRTAIARAHSATHLTHQALRDALGPTAAQAGSENQPGRFRFDFGSPSAVPTAVMTDVEQKINEVLSRDLDVHAEILSLDEAKKQGAIAEFGEKYGERVRVVTIGDFSKELCGGTHVHNTSQLGLVKLLGESSIGSGVRRIEALVGVDAYNFLAREHTVVAQLQELIKGRPEELPEKVSAMLGKLKDAEKEIEKFRAEKVLQAAAGLAESAKDVSGVAVVTGQVPDGTTADDLRKLVLDVRGRIQGGRAVVVALFTAVNGKPLTVIATNEAARERGLKAGDLVRAAAKTLGGGGGGKPDVAQGGGQNPAAIGEAVDAVERLVAETAK encoded by the coding sequence ATGGAGTCGGCCGAGATTCGTCGCCGCTGGTTGAGCTTCTTCGAGGAGCGCGGTCACACCGTTGTCCCTTCGGCGTCGCTCATCGCGGACGACCCGACTCTGCTCCTGGTCAACGCCGGCATGGTTCCTTTCAAGCCGTACTTCCTCGGTGAGGTCAAGCCCTCCTTCGCCCGCGCCACCAGCGTGCAGAAGTGCGTGCGTACGCCGGACATCGAAGAGGTGGGCAAGACCACCCGCCACGGCACGTTCTTCCAGATGTGCGGCAACTTCTCCTTCGGCGACTACTTCAAGGAAGGCGCCATCAAGTACGCCTGGGAGCTGCTCACCAGCCCCCAGGACAAGGGTGGTTACGGCCTGGAGCCGGAGAAGCTCTGGATCACCGTCTACAAGGACGACGACGAGGCCGAGCGCATCTGGCACGAGCAGGTGGGCGTCCCCAAGGAGCGCATCCAGCGCCTCGGCAAGAAGGACAACTACTGGTCCATGGGCGTCCCCGGCCCGTGCGGCCCGTGTTCCGAGATCAACTACGACCGTGGCCCGGAGTTCGGCGTCGAGGGCGGCCCGGCCGTCAACGACGAGCGGTACGTGGAGATCTGGAACCTGGTCTTCATGCAGTACGAGCGCGGCGAGGGCACCTCCAAGGAGGACTTCGAGATCCTCGGCGAGCTGCCCAGCAAGAACATCGACACGGGCCTCGGCCTGGAGCGCCTCGCCATGATTCTGCAGGGCGTGCAGAACATGTACGAGATCGACACCTCCATGGCCGTCATCGACAAGGCCACCGAACTCACCGGTGTCCGCTACGGCGACGCCCACGAGTCCGACGTCTCCCTGCGCGTGGTCACCGACCACATCCGCACCGCCGTGATGCTCATCGGTGACGGCGTCACCCCCGGCAACGAGGGCCGTGGGTACGTCCTGCGCCGCATCATGCGCCGCGCCATCCGCAACATGCGCCTCCTCGGCGCCACCGGCCCGGTCGTCCAGGACCTCATCGACGTCGTCATCGCCATGATGGGGCAGCAGTACTCCGAGCTGATCACCGACCGCGAGCGCATCGAGAAGGTCGCCCTCGCCGAGGAGAACGCCTTCCTCAAGACGCTGAAGGCCGGCACCAACATCCTCGACACCGCCGTGACGGAGACCAAGGCCGGGGGTGGCCAGGTCCTCGCCGGTGACAAGGCGTTCCTGCTCCACGACACCTGGGGCTTCCCGATCGACCTCACCCTGGAGATGGCCGCCGAGCAGGGCCTGTCCGTGGACGAGGACGGCTTCCGCCGCCTGATGAAGGAACAGCGGGACCGCGCCAAGGCCGACGCCCGCGCCAAGAAGACCGGCCACGCCGACCTCGGTGCCTACCGTGAGATCGCCGACGCCGCCGGGGAGACCGAGTTCATCGGCTACTCGGACACCGAGGGCGAGTCGACGGTCGTCGGCATCCTCGTCGACGGGCTCTCCTCGCCCGCCGCCACCGAGGGCGACGAGGTCGAGATCGTCCTCGACCGCACCCCGTTCTACGCCGAGGGCGGTGGCCAGATCGGTGACACCGGCAGGATCAGGATCGACTCCGGTGCCGTCATCGAGATCCGCGACTGCCAGAAGCCGGTGCCCGGCGTCTACGTCCACAAGGGCGTCGTCCAGGTCGGTGAGGTGACCGTCGGCGCCAAGGCCCAGGCCTCGATCGACGGACGCCGCCGCACGGCCATCGCCCGCGCTCACTCGGCCACCCACCTCACCCACCAGGCCCTGCGGGACGCCCTCGGTCCGACGGCCGCCCAGGCCGGTTCCGAGAACCAGCCCGGCCGCTTCCGCTTCGACTTCGGTTCCCCCTCCGCCGTTCCGACGGCCGTGATGACCGACGTCGAGCAGAAGATCAACGAGGTGCTCTCCCGCGACCTGGACGTCCACGCGGAGATCCTGAGCCTCGACGAGGCCAAGAAGCAGGGCGCCATCGCCGAGTTCGGCGAGAAGTACGGCGAGCGGGTCCGTGTCGTCACCATCGGCGACTTCTCCAAGGAGCTGTGCGGTGGCACGCACGTCCACAACACCTCGCAGCTCGGCCTGGTCAAGCTGCTCGGCGAGTCGTCCATCGGCTCCGGAGTCCGCCGTATCGAGGCGCTGGTGGGCGTCGACGCCTACAACTTCCTCGCCCGTGAGCACACGGTCGTCGCCCAGCTCCAGGAGCTGATCAAGGGCCGTCCGGAGGAGCTTCCGGAGAAGGTCTCCGCCATGCTCGGCAAGTTGAAGGACGCCGAGAAGGAGATCGAGAAGTTCCGCGCCGAGAAGGTGCTGCAGGCCGCCGCCGGTCTCGCCGAGTCCGCCAAGGACGTGTCCGGCGTTGCCGTGGTGACCGGTCAGGTCCCGGACGGAACCACCGCCGACGACCTGCGCAAGCTGGTGCTCGACGTGCGCGGACGCATCCAGGGCGGCCGGGCCGTGGTGGTCGCCCTCTTCACCGCCGTGAACGGCAAGCCGCTGACGGTCATCGCCACCAACGAGGCCGCCCGCGAGCGCGGACTGAAGGCCGGCGACCTGGTCCGCGCGGCCGCCAAGACCCTCGGCGGCGGCGGTGGCGGCAAGCCGGACGTCGCCCAGGGCGGTGGCCAGAACCCGGCCGCCATCGGCGAGGCCGTGGACGCGGTCGAGCGCCTGGTCGCCGAGACGGCCAAGTGA
- the aroC gene encoding chorismate synthase has product MSRLRWLTAGESHGPALVATLEGLPAGVPITTEMVADHLARRRLGYGRGARMKFERDEVTFLGGVRHGLSMGSPVAIMVGNTEWPKWEQVMSADPVDPEILAGLARNAPLTRPRPGHADLAGMQKYGFDEARPILERASARETAARVALGAVARSYLKETTGIEIVSHVVELAAAKAPQGVYPTPADVEKLDADPVRCLDADASKAMVAEIDQAHKDGDTLGGVVEILAYGVPVGLGSHVHWDRKLDARLAGALMGIQAIKGVEIGDGFELARVPGSKAHDEIVNTPEGIRRVSGRSGGTEGGLTTGELLRVRAAMKPIATVPRALQTVDVTTGEATQAHHQRSDVSAVPAAGIVAEAMVALVLADAVAEKFGGDSVTETARNVRSYLDHLAIR; this is encoded by the coding sequence TTGAGCAGGTTGCGCTGGCTGACCGCGGGGGAGTCCCACGGTCCCGCACTCGTCGCGACGCTGGAGGGCCTTCCCGCCGGCGTGCCGATCACCACGGAGATGGTGGCGGACCACCTGGCCCGGCGGCGCCTGGGCTACGGACGTGGTGCGCGGATGAAGTTCGAGCGCGACGAGGTCACCTTCCTCGGTGGTGTCCGGCACGGTCTGTCCATGGGCTCGCCGGTGGCGATCATGGTGGGCAACACCGAGTGGCCGAAGTGGGAGCAGGTCATGTCGGCCGACCCGGTCGACCCGGAGATCCTCGCCGGTCTCGCCCGCAACGCCCCGCTGACCCGCCCTCGGCCCGGTCACGCGGACCTGGCCGGCATGCAGAAGTACGGCTTCGACGAGGCCCGGCCGATCCTGGAGCGGGCCTCCGCCCGGGAGACCGCCGCCAGGGTCGCCCTCGGCGCGGTCGCCCGGTCGTACCTGAAGGAGACGACCGGCATCGAGATCGTCAGCCACGTGGTGGAGCTGGCGGCCGCGAAGGCCCCGCAGGGCGTGTACCCGACGCCCGCCGACGTGGAGAAGCTGGACGCCGACCCCGTGCGCTGCCTCGACGCCGACGCGTCGAAGGCGATGGTCGCGGAGATCGACCAGGCCCACAAGGACGGCGACACCCTCGGCGGAGTCGTCGAGATCCTGGCGTACGGCGTGCCCGTCGGCCTCGGCTCGCACGTCCACTGGGACCGCAAGCTGGACGCCCGCCTCGCCGGCGCGCTGATGGGCATCCAGGCGATCAAGGGCGTCGAGATCGGTGACGGTTTCGAGCTGGCGCGGGTGCCGGGCTCCAAGGCGCACGACGAGATCGTGAACACCCCCGAGGGCATCCGGCGCGTCTCCGGCCGCTCCGGTGGCACCGAGGGCGGTCTCACCACCGGTGAGCTGCTGCGGGTCCGGGCGGCGATGAAGCCGATCGCGACCGTTCCGCGCGCCCTGCAGACCGTGGACGTGACCACCGGCGAGGCCACGCAGGCCCACCACCAGCGCTCCGACGTCTCCGCCGTGCCGGCCGCCGGCATCGTCGCCGAGGCGATGGTGGCCCTGGTGCTGGCGGACGCGGTGGCCGAGAAGTTCGGCGGCGACAGCGTCACCGAGACGGCCCGCAACGTCCGTTCCTACCTCGACCACCTCGCGATCCGATGA
- a CDS encoding shikimate kinase — translation MSPVPLVVLVGPMGVGKSTVGQLLAERLGVGYRDTDDDIVAEQGRTIAEIFVDEGEAAFRAIEKEAVRAALAGHDGVLALGGGAILDADTRALLAGQRVVYLSMDVEEAVKRTGLNAARPLLAVNPRKQWRELMDARRYLYEEVAAAVVATDGRTPEEVTRAALDALELKEA, via the coding sequence ATGAGCCCGGTGCCTCTGGTCGTCCTCGTCGGCCCCATGGGTGTCGGCAAGTCCACCGTCGGACAGCTGCTCGCCGAGCGGCTCGGCGTCGGCTACCGCGATACCGACGACGACATCGTCGCCGAGCAGGGCCGCACCATCGCGGAGATCTTCGTCGACGAGGGCGAGGCCGCCTTCCGCGCGATCGAGAAGGAGGCCGTGCGTGCCGCGCTGGCCGGGCACGACGGCGTCCTCGCCCTCGGCGGTGGCGCGATCCTCGACGCCGACACGCGCGCGCTGCTGGCTGGACAGCGGGTCGTCTACCTCTCGATGGACGTCGAGGAGGCGGTCAAGCGCACCGGCCTCAACGCCGCCCGCCCGCTGCTGGCCGTCAACCCCCGCAAGCAGTGGCGGGAGTTGATGGACGCCCGGCGGTATCTGTACGAGGAGGTCGCCGCGGCCGTCGTCGCCACCGACGGCCGGACGCCCGAGGAAGTCACCCGAGCGGCGCTGGACGCACTGGAGTTGAAGGAAGCATGA
- the ruvX gene encoding Holliday junction resolvase RuvX has product MRRGRRLALDVGDARIGVASCDPDGILATPVETVPGRDVPAAQRRLRQLVDEYVPIEVIVGLPRSLKGGEGPAAVKVRGFAQELARMIAPVPVRLLDERMTTVTAGQGLRASGVKSKKGRSVIDQAAAVIILQQALESERMSGKAPGEGVEVVI; this is encoded by the coding sequence ATGCGCCGCGGCCGTCGGCTCGCGCTCGACGTCGGGGACGCCCGCATCGGGGTCGCCTCCTGCGACCCCGACGGGATCCTCGCCACACCCGTCGAGACCGTTCCCGGACGGGATGTCCCCGCAGCTCAGCGGCGATTGAGACAACTGGTCGACGAGTACGTACCCATAGAGGTAATCGTCGGACTCCCTCGCTCCCTCAAGGGGGGCGAGGGACCGGCGGCAGTCAAGGTACGGGGATTCGCGCAGGAACTGGCCCGCATGATCGCGCCGGTTCCGGTCAGACTCCTCGACGAGAGGATGACCACGGTGACGGCCGGTCAAGGACTGCGTGCCTCGGGTGTGAAATCCAAAAAGGGCAGGTCGGTCATCGACCAGGCGGCAGCCGTGATCATCCTGCAACAGGCGCTGGAATCCGAACGGATGTCAGGTAAAGCTCCGGGCGAGGGCGTCGAAGTGGTCATCTGA
- a CDS encoding shikimate dehydrogenase has translation MSRTATKHRAAVLGSPIAHSLSPVLHRAAYAELGLTDWTYDRFEVDEEALPGFVEGLGPEWAGLSLTMPLKRAVIPLLDEISETATSVETVNTLLFTEDGRRVGDNTDIPGMVAALRERGIEQVESAAVLGAGATASSALAALARICTGEVVAYVRSEARAAEMRQWGERLGVEVRTADWSQAERGLSAPLVIATTPAGATDALSGAVPEMPATLFDVLYHPWPTELAARWSAYGGAVVSGLDLLVHQAVLQVEQMTGCKTAPVGAMRQAGERALAERG, from the coding sequence ATGAGCCGCACCGCCACCAAGCACCGGGCCGCCGTGCTCGGTTCGCCGATCGCCCACTCGCTGTCCCCGGTGCTGCACCGGGCCGCGTACGCCGAACTCGGGCTCACCGACTGGACGTACGACCGTTTCGAGGTCGACGAGGAGGCGCTGCCCGGGTTCGTCGAAGGGCTCGGGCCGGAGTGGGCCGGGCTGTCGCTGACGATGCCGCTGAAGCGGGCGGTCATCCCCCTGCTGGACGAGATCAGCGAGACGGCGACCTCGGTCGAGACGGTGAACACACTGCTGTTCACGGAGGACGGGCGGCGGGTCGGCGACAACACCGACATCCCCGGGATGGTCGCCGCCCTGCGCGAGCGCGGCATCGAGCAGGTGGAGTCGGCGGCCGTTCTCGGCGCCGGAGCAACCGCGTCCTCCGCGCTGGCCGCGCTCGCCCGGATCTGCACCGGCGAGGTCGTGGCGTACGTCCGCAGCGAGGCCCGGGCCGCCGAGATGCGGCAGTGGGGCGAGCGGCTGGGCGTCGAGGTACGTACGGCGGACTGGTCGCAGGCCGAGCGCGGGCTGAGCGCTCCCCTCGTCATCGCCACGACACCGGCCGGGGCGACGGACGCGCTGTCCGGTGCGGTGCCGGAGATGCCGGCGACGCTGTTCGACGTGCTGTACCACCCGTGGCCCACCGAGCTGGCCGCGCGCTGGTCCGCGTACGGCGGTGCGGTGGTCAGCGGGCTCGATCTGCTGGTGCACCAGGCCGTGCTGCAGGTCGAGCAGATGACCGGGTGCAAGACGGCTCCCGTGGGCGCGATGAGGCAGGCGGGGGAACGGGCGCTGGCCGAGCGCGGCTGA
- the mltG gene encoding endolytic transglycosylase MltG produces the protein MTEYGRGPGSEPWHPDDPLYGDAGWDGQQAQGQQSPYGGQPQQPYPEQQQYQQQYDNGNGAWNNGHQDAYAQQQYQQEYGDPAQHYAGQNQHQQQYTGHGQQQYGHTDNGWNDGTHQHTQAPYVADPNDPYGGQQQAMAYGGQQDFYGTPDAYPPPEPPSRRREEAAPAPAPTPEPEPEEQPAAERTDWDPGPDQGEHAFFAGGGDDDDDDEAEERSGRGDRKGRGGKSGKGGKSSKAGKKRRSGCACLVVVMVFGGGFAGVSYFGYQFYQSRFGEIPDYEGNGTNETVTITVAKGEFGSVIGQRLKTAGVVKSVDAFTIALAKLPEKDQIQAGVYLLKKEMSAEKAIALMLDPKSQSNFTVAEGVRNNDIYVKIDKELGLDKGTTKDVAEKKWETLGLPDWANDNKDIKDPLEGFLYPSTYPVAKGMKPEAVLKEMVDLAKAKYKEMDLEGKAKSLKLENPLQVLTVASLVQAEGKYKKDFLKVARVVYNRLDKKNTETYGLLDFDSTVNYLRGESKLATGSVNSLRQINDPYNTYKFKGLPPGPIDNPGEVAIKAALKPAKGDWYYFVSINEDETLFAVTNEEHNRNRVRYEKAQNGQ, from the coding sequence ATGACTGAGTATGGCCGGGGCCCGGGCTCCGAACCGTGGCATCCGGACGACCCGTTGTACGGGGACGCCGGATGGGACGGACAGCAGGCCCAGGGCCAGCAGTCCCCTTACGGCGGCCAGCCGCAGCAGCCCTACCCGGAGCAGCAGCAGTACCAGCAGCAGTACGACAACGGCAACGGTGCCTGGAACAACGGTCATCAGGACGCCTACGCCCAGCAGCAGTACCAGCAGGAGTACGGCGACCCCGCGCAGCATTACGCCGGCCAGAACCAGCATCAGCAGCAGTACACCGGTCATGGCCAGCAGCAGTACGGCCACACCGACAACGGCTGGAACGACGGAACTCACCAGCACACGCAGGCCCCTTACGTCGCGGATCCGAACGACCCCTACGGGGGACAGCAGCAGGCGATGGCATACGGCGGCCAACAGGACTTCTACGGCACGCCGGACGCGTATCCGCCGCCGGAGCCGCCCTCACGCCGTCGCGAGGAAGCGGCACCCGCCCCCGCGCCCACTCCGGAGCCCGAACCCGAGGAGCAGCCGGCAGCGGAGCGGACCGACTGGGACCCCGGACCGGACCAGGGCGAGCACGCGTTCTTCGCCGGTGGCGGTGACGACGACGATGACGACGAGGCCGAGGAACGCTCGGGCCGGGGGGACCGGAAAGGCCGTGGCGGTAAGTCTGGCAAAGGCGGGAAGTCGAGCAAAGCCGGCAAGAAGCGCCGCAGCGGCTGCGCATGCCTGGTGGTCGTCATGGTCTTCGGCGGCGGCTTCGCCGGCGTCAGTTACTTCGGTTACCAGTTCTACCAGAGCCGCTTCGGCGAGATCCCCGACTACGAGGGGAACGGTACGAACGAGACCGTGACGATCACGGTCGCCAAAGGTGAGTTCGGGTCGGTCATCGGGCAGAGGTTGAAGACGGCCGGGGTCGTCAAGAGTGTGGATGCTTTCACGATCGCACTGGCGAAACTTCCCGAGAAGGATCAGATTCAGGCAGGCGTTTATCTTCTCAAGAAGGAGATGTCAGCCGAAAAGGCTATCGCTCTGATGCTCGATCCGAAGAGTCAGAGCAACTTCACGGTCGCCGAGGGTGTACGTAACAACGACATCTACGTCAAGATCGACAAGGAACTGGGTCTTGACAAGGGCACGACCAAGGATGTCGCCGAGAAGAAGTGGGAGACCCTCGGCCTTCCCGACTGGGCGAACGACAACAAGGACATCAAGGATCCGCTGGAAGGATTCCTCTACCCGTCCACGTACCCGGTCGCCAAGGGCATGAAGCCCGAAGCCGTCCTGAAGGAAATGGTCGACCTCGCCAAGGCGAAGTACAAGGAAATGGACCTGGAGGGCAAAGCCAAGAGTCTGAAGCTGGAGAACCCCCTCCAGGTGCTGACCGTGGCGAGCCTCGTGCAGGCCGAGGGGAAGTACAAGAAGGACTTCCTGAAGGTCGCCCGGGTCGTCTACAACCGGCTCGACAAGAAAAACACCGAGACCTACGGGCTGCTCGACTTCGACTCCACCGTCAATTACCTGCGCGGTGAATCAAAGCTGGCCACAGGCTCGGTCAACTCGCTCCGACAGATCAACGACCCGTACAACACCTACAAGTTCAAGGGTCTGCCGCCCGGTCCGATCGACAATCCGGGTGAGGTGGCCATCAAGGCGGCGCTCAAGCCGGCCAAGGGCGACTGGTACTACTTCGTGTCGATCAACGAGGACGAGACGCTGTTCGCCGTGACCAACGAAGAGCACAACAGGAACCGCGTCAGGTACGAGAAAGCCCAGAACGGACAATGA